From the genome of Flavobacterium luteolum, one region includes:
- the rseP gene encoding RIP metalloprotease RseP, producing the protein MDIVIKLSQFLLSLSLLIILHELGHFIPAKLFKTRVEKFYLFFDVKYSLFKKKIGETEYGIGWLPLGGYVKISGMIDESMDKEQMELPPQPWEFRTKPAWQRLIIMLGGVTVNFILAFIIYIGMAFAYGDTYIANADLKDGVLIENPVMLKAGFKTGDKIISIDGKSVENFDKDMNINIIMAKEVLIERNGQQQTLKMPTDFIDQLSKTEKGLLVGIRRPFAISQIAEDSPNQNLKPKDLILSLNGQKIKYFDEAKAVLDMNKGKQIPAVVLRDLKETPITLKVTNDGKLGVVSGGLDMKSLEKLGYYKISTKEYGFFESIPVGLEKGKDQLVSYGKQLKMIFNPETKAYKQVGGFAAIYNIFPSSWSWEVFWSITALLSIMLGVMNLLPIPALDGGHVMFLLYEIVSGKKPSDKFLENAQMVGFVLLISLLLFANGNDIYKAIVGK; encoded by the coding sequence ATGGATATAGTTATCAAACTCTCTCAATTTCTATTGAGTTTATCTTTACTTATTATTCTTCATGAATTAGGGCATTTTATCCCTGCTAAATTGTTTAAAACTAGAGTCGAAAAATTTTACTTGTTTTTTGATGTTAAATATTCACTATTCAAAAAGAAAATCGGAGAAACAGAATATGGTATCGGATGGCTTCCTCTTGGTGGTTATGTGAAAATTTCTGGAATGATTGATGAAAGTATGGACAAAGAGCAAATGGAGCTTCCGCCTCAGCCTTGGGAATTTCGTACTAAACCAGCTTGGCAACGTTTAATTATTATGCTTGGTGGTGTTACTGTAAACTTTATCCTGGCTTTTATTATTTATATCGGAATGGCTTTCGCGTACGGAGATACTTATATTGCTAATGCTGACTTAAAAGATGGTGTCCTGATTGAAAATCCAGTGATGCTTAAAGCAGGTTTTAAAACAGGTGACAAAATTATTTCTATTGATGGTAAATCTGTAGAAAATTTTGACAAAGACATGAATATTAATATTATCATGGCTAAAGAGGTTTTGATTGAAAGAAACGGACAACAGCAAACACTAAAAATGCCAACTGATTTTATAGATCAGCTTTCTAAAACAGAAAAAGGGCTTCTTGTTGGAATTCGTAGACCTTTTGCAATTAGCCAAATTGCGGAAGATTCTCCAAACCAAAATTTAAAACCAAAAGATTTGATTCTTTCTCTTAACGGACAAAAAATTAAATATTTTGATGAAGCTAAAGCTGTTTTGGATATGAACAAAGGAAAGCAAATTCCTGCAGTTGTTTTACGTGATCTAAAAGAAACTCCAATTACTCTAAAAGTTACTAACGATGGTAAATTAGGTGTTGTTTCTGGTGGTTTAGACATGAAATCATTAGAAAAACTAGGATACTATAAAATAAGTACAAAAGAATATGGTTTCTTCGAATCTATTCCAGTTGGCCTTGAAAAAGGAAAAGATCAATTGGTAAGTTACGGAAAACAATTGAAAATGATTTTTAATCCAGAAACTAAAGCTTACAAACAAGTGGGTGGTTTTGCTGCGATTTACAACATTTTTCCAAGTTCTTGGAGCTGGGAAGTATTTTGGTCAATCACAGCTTTATTGTCGATTATGCTTGGAGTTATGAATTTATTGCCAATTCCGGCACTTGATGGTGGTCACGTAATGTTTTTATTGTATGAAATTGTAA
- a CDS encoding NADH:flavin oxidoreductase/NADH oxidase produces MATKLFSPLTIKNITLKNRIAISPMCQYSAIDGFANDWHLVHLGSRASGGAALIIQEATAVSPEARISPADLGIWKDEHMEKLKQINAFIVSQNSIPGIQLAHAGRKASVSAPWLSNKKLDFAQGGWQTVAPSAIPYHDNEPFLPEALDKNGIQKVISDFKTATKRVVEAGYPVVEIHAAHGYLLHQFLSPLTNVRTDEYGGSFENRIRFTLEVVEAVQSEWPSDLPLFVRISATDWAENGWNPEESVQLSKILKEKGVDLIDVSSGGLVSHQKITLGPGYQVPFAEKVKQEAGISTGAVGLITEAKQAEEILNNSQADLILFARESLRNPNLPLDFAKELNDDIQWPKQYERAKL; encoded by the coding sequence ATGGCAACGAAATTATTTTCTCCGCTTACTATAAAAAATATCACTTTAAAAAATAGAATTGCAATCTCGCCCATGTGCCAGTATTCTGCAATTGACGGATTTGCAAACGATTGGCATCTGGTTCATTTAGGAAGCCGTGCCAGCGGAGGCGCTGCACTAATTATTCAAGAAGCAACAGCGGTTTCTCCAGAAGCGAGAATTTCTCCAGCCGATTTAGGAATTTGGAAAGACGAACACATGGAAAAACTAAAGCAGATTAACGCTTTTATAGTTTCCCAAAATTCGATTCCAGGAATTCAATTAGCACATGCAGGAAGAAAAGCGAGTGTTTCGGCTCCGTGGTTGAGCAATAAAAAGTTAGATTTCGCTCAAGGCGGATGGCAAACCGTGGCACCAAGTGCGATTCCATATCACGACAACGAACCATTTCTTCCAGAGGCTTTAGACAAAAACGGAATCCAGAAAGTAATCTCCGATTTTAAAACAGCAACCAAAAGAGTAGTTGAAGCAGGATATCCGGTTGTAGAAATCCATGCGGCTCATGGCTATTTATTGCATCAATTTCTTTCTCCATTAACAAATGTAAGAACAGATGAATATGGCGGAAGTTTCGAAAACAGAATTCGTTTTACTTTAGAAGTTGTAGAAGCGGTTCAATCAGAATGGCCGTCAGATTTGCCTTTATTTGTTAGAATTTCGGCAACTGATTGGGCAGAAAACGGATGGAACCCAGAAGAATCTGTACAGCTTTCTAAAATATTAAAAGAAAAAGGAGTAGATTTAATCGATGTTTCGTCAGGCGGATTGGTTTCGCATCAGAAAATTACATTAGGGCCAGGTTATCAGGTTCCTTTTGCAGAAAAAGTGAAACAAGAAGCGGGAATTTCTACAGGTGCAGTTGGTTTAATTACAGAAGCCAAACAAGCGGAAGAAATCTTAAATAACAGTCAAGCCGATTTAATTTTATTTGCGAGAGAATCTTTAAGAAACCCGAATTTGCCTTTGGATTTTGCTAAAGAACTTAACGACGATATTCAATGGCCAAAACAATACGAAAGAGCTAAACTTTAA
- a CDS encoding Gfo/Idh/MocA family oxidoreductase gives MQKIKTALLSYGMSGKVFHAPFLDIHEGFELLGSWERSKKLIQEDYPYVKSYASLDELLADDVDLVIVNTPVGTHYEYAKKVLLAGKHAVVEKAFTTTAAEAKELAKIAKEKGLKLAVFQNRRWDSDFKTVKKVIDDGVLGDLVEAEFHFDRYNPLLSPKAHKETANDGAGVLKDLGPHIIDQAVSLFGCPKAVFGDIRVTRENSVVDDWIDLTLFYSNFRVRLKAGFFVREANPAYTLHGKKGSFLKPRGDVQEDELKVGKKPNLDSWGTEDESLQGLLHTEINGKIVREKIPTLQGNYFSFFDGVYDSIANDKKEPVTADEGVKVMQVIEAAIASNAQQKVIGIS, from the coding sequence ATGCAAAAGATAAAGACAGCACTATTATCATACGGAATGTCGGGGAAAGTATTTCACGCTCCGTTTTTAGATATTCACGAAGGATTTGAACTTTTAGGTTCTTGGGAAAGAAGCAAAAAGCTAATTCAGGAAGATTATCCATACGTAAAAAGTTACGCATCTCTTGACGAACTTTTAGCCGACGATGTAGATTTAGTAATCGTAAATACACCAGTTGGAACACATTACGAATATGCTAAAAAAGTGCTTTTGGCAGGAAAACATGCCGTTGTAGAAAAAGCATTTACAACAACTGCAGCCGAAGCAAAAGAATTGGCAAAAATTGCAAAAGAAAAAGGTTTGAAATTGGCTGTTTTCCAGAACAGAAGATGGGACAGCGATTTTAAAACCGTTAAAAAAGTAATTGATGATGGCGTTTTAGGAGATTTGGTAGAAGCCGAATTTCATTTTGACCGATACAATCCGTTATTGAGCCCAAAAGCCCATAAAGAAACCGCAAATGATGGAGCAGGAGTTCTAAAAGATTTAGGGCCTCATATCATAGATCAGGCGGTTAGTTTGTTTGGTTGTCCAAAAGCAGTTTTTGGAGATATTCGAGTAACCAGAGAAAATTCAGTTGTAGACGACTGGATCGATTTGACTTTGTTTTATTCTAATTTCAGAGTTCGTCTAAAAGCAGGATTTTTTGTGAGAGAAGCCAATCCAGCGTATACTTTGCACGGAAAAAAAGGCTCTTTCTTAAAACCTCGAGGAGATGTTCAGGAAGATGAATTGAAAGTTGGTAAAAAGCCAAATCTAGATTCTTGGGGAACAGAAGATGAAAGCTTGCAAGGACTTTTGCACACCGAAATAAACGGTAAAATTGTGCGAGAAAAAATCCCAACGCTTCAAGGCAATTATTTTAGTTTCTTCGATGGTGTTTACGATTCGATTGCAAACGATAAAAAAGAACCTGTCACGGCAGATGAAGGTGTAAAAGTAATGCAGGTTATAGAAGCCGCAATTGCGAGTAATGCACAGCAAAAGGTAATAGGCATATCATAA
- a CDS encoding MFS transporter has product MLININPLSLFQTKAKIKKVFREAKASYLNRIRFAVGMFYFGMGLSFATWASRIPDIKTALHLTEGDLGSILFALPVGQLIIMPFSGKMVTKFGSHRILIFSLIMYVLCLINLGLATTSLQLSLGLFLFGVFGNLANIAVNTQGVYTEVLFKKTIMSSFHGMWSFAGFTGALVGLGMLALKLSPLHHFIIVAGIVLLMVAFNFKFLVRAKEKKKPKEEGKKLFVKPDTALLWLGVIGFCSMASEGVMFDWSGVYFKDIVKAPGPLVVLGYTSFMIMMASGRFLGDGLINKFGRERVMQISGVMISAGLFTAVFLPYIIPCTIAFMFVGLGVATIVPTVYSIAGKNPTVPAGEALTIVSSVSFLGFLMGPPVIGHIAQSFGLQFSFAFIGIFGVLIAFMVSKIRTEQ; this is encoded by the coding sequence ATGCTGATAAACATTAATCCATTATCGCTTTTTCAGACCAAAGCCAAAATCAAAAAAGTATTTAGAGAAGCCAAAGCGTCTTATTTAAATCGAATTCGTTTTGCTGTTGGAATGTTCTATTTCGGAATGGGTTTAAGTTTTGCCACTTGGGCAAGCAGAATTCCAGATATTAAAACCGCTTTGCATTTAACAGAAGGCGATTTGGGTTCTATACTTTTCGCACTTCCGGTAGGACAATTGATTATTATGCCTTTTTCGGGTAAAATGGTAACCAAATTCGGTAGCCATCGTATTCTAATTTTCTCTTTAATAATGTATGTTTTGTGCTTAATCAATTTAGGTTTGGCGACAACATCGTTACAATTGTCATTAGGATTATTTTTGTTTGGTGTGTTCGGAAATCTTGCCAATATTGCCGTAAACACGCAAGGCGTTTATACCGAAGTTTTATTTAAAAAAACAATTATGTCCTCTTTTCACGGAATGTGGAGTTTTGCAGGATTTACTGGCGCGTTGGTAGGTTTAGGAATGCTGGCTTTAAAATTAAGTCCGTTGCATCACTTTATTATTGTAGCCGGAATTGTTTTATTGATGGTAGCTTTTAATTTTAAATTTTTGGTTAGAGCCAAAGAAAAAAAGAAACCAAAGGAAGAAGGCAAAAAACTATTTGTAAAACCAGATACAGCTTTGCTTTGGCTTGGTGTTATCGGATTCTGTAGCATGGCCAGCGAAGGCGTTATGTTTGACTGGAGCGGGGTTTATTTTAAAGATATTGTAAAAGCACCTGGACCTTTGGTAGTTTTAGGTTATACTTCTTTTATGATTATGATGGCAAGCGGAAGATTTCTAGGCGACGGATTAATCAATAAATTTGGACGCGAACGCGTTATGCAGATTAGCGGTGTTATGATTTCCGCTGGACTTTTTACAGCTGTTTTTCTTCCTTATATTATTCCATGCACCATAGCTTTTATGTTTGTAGGTTTGGGCGTTGCCACAATTGTACCAACTGTTTATAGTATTGCAGGTAAAAACCCGACCGTTCCTGCGGGAGAAGCTTTAACTATTGTTTCGAGTGTAAGTTTCCTTGGTTTCTTAATGGGACCTCCAGTAATTGGGCACATTGCACAAAGTTTCGGGCTTCAGTTTTCTTTTGCCTTTATCGGAATTTTTGGTGTTCTAATCGCTTTTATGGTTTCTAAAATTAGAACAGAACAATAA
- a CDS encoding carboxypeptidase-like regulatory domain-containing protein, with amino-acid sequence MIKNYAVFFILWFFNFAFSQKEITVTGIVIDARTQNPLESVVVTIQNTAVMQLTSKTGKFELHIFPKKEQLLLLRSQGYKDFLLKVQSDLGQDINLGILQLEDTYSDEVPAALITLSDNDFSDDNSSSEMTSGLLQSSRDAFMQASAFNWGQARFRMRGLDSENAITMLNGMPMNKIYDGRPQWGNWGGLNNVLRNQEFSVGTAASNYTFGGILGTQQIFTRASLYRKGTSLTFSGSNTTYLWRAIGTYASGMNASGWAFVVSAGKRWADEGYFEGTNFDADSFFLSVEKKLNSRNSINFTGFYTPNFRGKNSSNTAEVTDLMGEKYNSYWGFQNGEKRNARVKNVEEPLFILNHYFKIDDKTNLNSAIMYQFGKVGNSNIDYQNADSPDPVYYRKMPSYFSSLYAKDRGEFSGEFTPDYENAEKNKIAFLEHPQINWDEMYFANQKIGQNGYEPAKSHYVLYEDRTDDQTLAVNSNLNTQITPNISFDGGFTFKKLKSHNFQYLLDLLGGAYFEDIDSFYKGSLSQSDLQHPDRQVVKGDIYGYNYNLLANTLDVFAQFKFSYNKTEFFLAQSYSMSDYQREGLYQNGLYPTNSLGKSEKVNFENFGFKGGFTYKISGKQLFFFNAAHFTRAPSLRNTFSNSRLNNTIVDGIESENISSAEVNYIYRLAKLKLRLTAYYAAIKNTSKTSYFYAEGIFDNGSGYDATNAFVSQTLTNLDKKNTGAELSFEYQVWPTLKTTLSAAFGNYIYNSNPNVMITNDANRAKEGAQTTFDFGSAYLKNYKQPGTPQQAYSFGLEYRNPKFWWIGGNINYLAESYIDVSPISRTSQFYINPTNGFPFPEATSERGNELLKQEKFNPITLLNLSGGKSWRIHKKYVGLFASVNNVLDLIYKTGGFEQARNANFRALNQDASSGTPSFGPRYYYGYGRTYFLNLTIGL; translated from the coding sequence ATGATAAAAAATTACGCTGTCTTCTTTATTTTATGGTTCTTTAATTTTGCTTTTTCGCAGAAAGAAATAACAGTAACAGGAATTGTTATTGATGCCCGAACACAGAATCCATTGGAAAGTGTAGTGGTGACAATACAGAATACGGCTGTAATGCAGCTTACGTCAAAAACAGGGAAATTTGAACTTCATATATTTCCCAAAAAAGAGCAGTTGCTTTTACTTAGAAGTCAGGGATACAAAGATTTTCTTTTAAAAGTTCAGTCCGATTTGGGACAAGATATTAATCTCGGCATTTTACAATTAGAAGATACTTATTCAGATGAAGTGCCAGCAGCATTGATTACGCTCTCGGATAATGATTTTTCAGATGATAACAGTTCGTCAGAAATGACTTCAGGACTTTTACAATCGTCAAGAGATGCTTTTATGCAGGCATCGGCATTCAATTGGGGGCAGGCTCGGTTTCGTATGCGTGGTTTAGACAGCGAAAATGCAATCACGATGCTTAATGGAATGCCAATGAATAAAATCTACGATGGCAGACCACAATGGGGAAATTGGGGAGGTTTAAACAATGTGCTTCGAAATCAGGAATTCTCAGTAGGAACAGCTGCTTCCAATTATACATTTGGCGGAATTTTAGGCACACAACAGATTTTTACTCGTGCTTCTTTATATAGAAAAGGAACATCATTAACGTTTTCTGGAAGTAATACCACTTATTTATGGCGGGCAATCGGAACCTACGCTTCGGGAATGAATGCTTCTGGTTGGGCTTTTGTGGTTTCGGCAGGAAAACGCTGGGCAGATGAAGGCTATTTTGAAGGTACAAATTTTGACGCAGACTCTTTTTTTCTTAGTGTCGAAAAGAAACTAAACAGCAGAAATTCAATCAATTTTACAGGGTTTTATACGCCTAATTTTCGAGGGAAGAATTCTTCTAATACTGCTGAGGTTACCGATTTAATGGGCGAAAAATACAATTCGTACTGGGGATTTCAGAATGGTGAAAAGAGAAATGCAAGAGTGAAAAATGTAGAAGAGCCACTCTTTATCCTGAATCATTATTTTAAAATTGATGATAAAACCAATCTGAATTCTGCAATTATGTATCAATTTGGAAAAGTCGGAAACAGCAACATTGATTACCAAAATGCAGACAGTCCAGATCCTGTTTATTACAGGAAAATGCCAAGTTATTTTAGTTCGCTTTATGCCAAAGATCGTGGAGAATTTTCAGGTGAATTTACTCCAGATTATGAAAATGCAGAAAAAAACAAAATAGCTTTTTTGGAACATCCACAAATCAATTGGGACGAAATGTATTTTGCTAATCAAAAAATAGGACAGAATGGTTATGAGCCAGCTAAAAGTCATTATGTACTTTACGAAGACAGAACAGATGATCAGACTTTAGCCGTAAACTCAAATTTGAATACACAGATAACTCCTAATATTTCTTTTGATGGCGGATTTACTTTTAAGAAATTAAAATCGCATAATTTTCAGTATTTATTAGATCTTCTTGGCGGAGCATACTTCGAAGATATCGATTCGTTTTACAAAGGAAGCCTATCTCAATCTGACTTACAGCACCCGGACCGTCAAGTTGTAAAAGGAGATATTTATGGATATAACTATAATTTACTGGCCAATACTTTAGATGTTTTTGCACAATTTAAATTTAGTTATAACAAAACAGAATTCTTCTTGGCACAATCGTATTCTATGTCAGATTATCAAAGAGAAGGATTATATCAAAACGGATTATATCCAACAAATTCGTTGGGTAAAAGTGAGAAAGTAAATTTTGAGAATTTTGGTTTCAAAGGAGGTTTCACCTATAAAATATCAGGAAAACAACTGTTTTTTTTTAATGCTGCACATTTTACCAGAGCACCTTCGCTTCGAAATACATTTTCAAATTCACGTTTAAATAATACTATCGTTGACGGAATTGAAAGTGAAAATATTAGTAGCGCTGAGGTTAATTACATATACCGATTGGCGAAGCTTAAATTGCGTTTAACTGCTTATTATGCTGCCATTAAAAATACTTCGAAAACTTCATATTTCTATGCCGAAGGAATTTTTGATAACGGTTCTGGTTATGATGCTACAAATGCATTTGTAAGTCAGACCCTAACCAATTTGGATAAGAAAAATACTGGAGCAGAATTGAGTTTTGAGTATCAAGTTTGGCCAACTTTAAAAACAACTTTATCTGCAGCATTTGGAAATTACATTTATAATAGTAATCCGAATGTGATGATTACAAACGATGCCAATAGAGCGAAAGAAGGAGCGCAAACTACTTTTGATTTTGGATCGGCATATTTAAAGAACTACAAACAGCCAGGAACTCCACAGCAAGCCTATTCATTTGGATTAGAATATCGCAATCCGAAGTTTTGGTGGATTGGGGGGAATATTAATTATTTGGCAGAAAGTTATATAGATGTTTCTCCAATTTCTAGAACATCTCAATTTTACATCAATCCAACCAATGGTTTTCCTTTTCCTGAAGCAACTTCAGAAAGAGGGAATGAATTATTAAAACAAGAAAAATTTAACCCTATTACATTATTGAATTTGAGCGGAGGAAAATCTTGGCGTATTCATAAAAAGTATGTGGGACTTTTTGCCAGTGTAAATAATGTCTTGGATCTAATATATAAAACGGGCGGTTTCGAACAGGCAAGAAATGCCAATTTTAGAGCGCTAAATCAAGACGCTTCAAGCGGAACACCATCTTTTGGTCCAAGATATTATTATGGCTATGGCCGAACTTATTTTCTAAATCTCACAATCGGGTTATAA
- a CDS encoding DUF5689 domain-containing protein, whose protein sequence is MKKLILFFVLSLISCSKDVETPELTCTQPNLTVNKSVEKVYELSGTTAKQYLYDDIIEAYVVSSDEGGNFFKTISLQTRETDGIPAIGFSVPVDATNTYIDYRMGNKVFVKLKNQFTDLYYGGLRIGSLYVSNAGDPTIGRISQNEYKNVLNASCTNIDENQLVKSLSVEEALSDSKLNTLIELNDVEFTEAALGRHYFEESNNVGGSTNWYLRDKTGNQIIFRTSSYAKFADYAVPEGSGKVKGILTKFGTDYQFMVRYESDIIMNGKRNTPFFAEDFQSVKNNVNFVLPGWSNIVEKATKLWKSIVYGGNGYAEFNTTSTTAAENVAWLVSPKINLTGYKNAVLSFRSAQHDLKVDSPLNTLEVYVSTNFDGASVTKAKWTKLEAKVPTLSTPSREFISSGGIDLSSYSGNINIAFKYIGSGKDKTLNGAFMVDDIKIFGEK, encoded by the coding sequence ATGAAAAAATTAATTTTATTTTTTGTATTATCCTTAATCAGTTGCAGTAAAGATGTTGAAACTCCAGAATTAACCTGCACTCAACCCAACCTTACTGTAAATAAAAGCGTAGAAAAAGTCTATGAGCTTTCGGGTACAACAGCGAAGCAATATTTGTACGATGATATTATAGAAGCTTATGTAGTTTCAAGTGATGAGGGAGGCAATTTTTTTAAAACGATTTCATTGCAGACAAGAGAAACTGATGGAATTCCTGCGATTGGTTTTAGTGTTCCAGTTGATGCAACAAATACTTACATTGATTATCGTATGGGAAATAAAGTGTTTGTAAAACTTAAAAACCAATTTACAGATTTGTATTATGGAGGATTGAGGATAGGGAGTTTGTATGTAAGCAATGCTGGTGATCCAACAATTGGAAGAATTTCTCAAAATGAATACAAAAATGTACTAAATGCTTCATGTACAAATATTGACGAGAATCAGTTGGTTAAATCACTTTCTGTAGAAGAAGCGCTTTCAGATTCTAAGTTAAATACTTTGATAGAGTTAAATGATGTAGAGTTTACCGAAGCAGCATTAGGACGCCATTATTTTGAAGAATCCAATAATGTTGGAGGTTCGACGAACTGGTATTTGAGAGATAAAACAGGAAATCAGATTATTTTTAGAACCAGCAGTTATGCAAAATTTGCAGATTATGCTGTGCCGGAAGGAAGCGGAAAAGTCAAAGGAATTCTAACAAAATTTGGGACGGATTATCAATTTATGGTTCGTTACGAAAGTGATATTATAATGAATGGGAAAAGAAATACACCATTTTTTGCTGAAGATTTTCAGTCAGTTAAAAACAATGTCAATTTTGTGCTTCCTGGTTGGAGTAATATTGTTGAGAAAGCAACAAAGCTATGGAAAAGCATCGTCTATGGAGGAAATGGATATGCCGAATTTAATACCACGAGTACAACTGCAGCCGAGAATGTGGCTTGGCTTGTTTCGCCTAAAATAAATCTAACAGGGTATAAAAACGCAGTGCTTTCTTTTAGAAGTGCTCAACACGATTTAAAAGTTGATTCTCCATTAAATACTTTAGAAGTATATGTTTCAACTAATTTTGATGGTGCAAGCGTGACCAAAGCGAAATGGACAAAATTGGAAGCAAAAGTTCCAACGCTTTCGACACCTTCCCGTGAGTTTATCAGTTCTGGAGGAATTGATCTTTCTTCCTATTCTGGAAATATAAATATTGCTTTTAAATACATCGGCTCAGGAAAAGACAAAACATTAAATGGTGCTTTTATGGTAGATGACATTAAGATTTTTGGAGAGAAATAA
- the hflX gene encoding GTPase HflX has translation MLEKEVINFERTVIVGIVTQNQSEEKLNEYLDELEFLTFTAGGEVIKRFSQKMERPNPKTFVGTGKIDDINLFVKENKISTVIFDDELTPSQQKNISRIIDCKILDRTNLILDIFAQRAETSYARTQVELAQCQYLLPRLSGLWTHLERQKGGIGMRGPGETEIETDRRIVRDRISLLKDKIKTIDKQMSIQRSNRGAMVRVALVGYTNVGKSTLMNAIGKSDVFVENKLFATLDTTVRKVVIKNLPFLLSDTVGFIRKLPTQLVDSFKSTLDEVREADLLLHVVDISHPDFEDHIESVNKTLQEIKSNDKPTIMVFNKIDAYKHLTIDEDDLITERTRRHWTLDEWKQTWMSNVGHDKALFISARNKENFEEFRETVYEAVRQIHITRFPYNNFLYPDYKDAVEKDDEE, from the coding sequence ATGTTAGAAAAAGAAGTTATAAATTTTGAGAGAACAGTAATTGTAGGTATCGTTACTCAGAATCAAAGTGAAGAAAAGCTAAATGAATATTTAGACGAATTGGAGTTTTTAACTTTTACCGCCGGAGGTGAAGTTATAAAACGCTTTTCGCAGAAAATGGAACGTCCTAACCCCAAGACTTTTGTGGGAACAGGAAAAATTGACGACATCAATCTTTTTGTAAAAGAAAACAAAATATCGACTGTAATTTTTGATGATGAATTAACGCCGTCACAGCAAAAAAACATCTCAAGAATTATTGACTGCAAAATTCTAGACAGAACGAACTTAATTCTAGACATTTTTGCGCAGAGAGCCGAAACTTCATACGCTAGAACTCAGGTAGAATTGGCACAATGCCAGTATTTGCTTCCGAGACTTTCTGGTTTATGGACGCACCTTGAACGTCAAAAAGGAGGTATTGGTATGCGTGGACCTGGAGAAACAGAGATTGAAACCGATAGACGTATTGTGCGTGACCGAATTTCGTTATTGAAAGATAAAATCAAAACGATCGACAAGCAAATGAGCATTCAACGAAGTAATCGTGGTGCAATGGTTCGTGTTGCTCTAGTTGGATATACCAATGTTGGGAAATCGACTTTGATGAATGCAATTGGTAAAAGTGATGTTTTTGTAGAGAATAAATTGTTTGCAACTTTAGATACAACAGTTAGAAAAGTGGTGATTAAAAACCTTCCTTTTTTACTTTCTGATACGGTTGGATTTATTCGAAAACTGCCAACACAATTGGTAGATTCGTTTAAAAGTACTCTAGATGAGGTTCGTGAAGCCGATTTATTACTGCATGTAGTAGATATTTCGCATCCAGATTTTGAAGATCATATCGAATCTGTAAACAAGACTTTGCAGGAAATAAAAAGCAACGACAAACCAACGATTATGGTTTTTAATAAAATCGATGCTTACAAACATCTTACTATTGACGAAGATGATTTGATTACTGAAAGAACGAGAAGACACTGGACGCTTGATGAATGGAAACAAACTTGGATGAGCAACGTAGGCCATGATAAAGCGCTGTTTATTTCGGCTAGAAACAAAGAAAATTTCGAAGAATTCAGAGAAACAGTTTATGAAGCTGTTCGCCAGATTCATATAACACGCTTTCCTTATAATAATTTCTTGTATCCTGACTATAAGGATGCAGTTGAAAAAGATGACGAAGAATAA